The genomic segment AAGGCCATTGCTGCACTTCATGATTCGCCTGACTACACTGGGGAATTAGACAAACCCGAACTAGTTTTTCTTACCCGGAGGGGTGAGTTATTGGAGTATTTGCCAGAGCCGCCCTGGGTATCAGGCGGGACGGGTATGTAAATAGAGTTGCCAGTATTGGAGGAGGTATTACTGGCGCAGTTCCATTGTGCTGGGCTGGGCAGAGGGAGCGTTACTTGCGCACTTGCCCTATGGAACAGGGAGAGGCCGGAGAGAAATAACATTACGTACATTTACAGAAACGAAAGTGAAAGTCACGCTATGAGCCTATAATATAAATTCCAAAGATCGGTTAGCGCCGCCAGGGAGCCTTCTCCTAAACACGGCTTCGGAACCGACAACTCCCTCGGATACCGCCACTCTCCTCTCTACTCATATACCGCCCACTCTGTACCCCACATCCAGCCCTCTTCACTTGCACAACAAACAGGGACCCGGAAGTGCCGCGCTCCTTACTCGCCGCCACTGCTGCACTGCCCTTTGCTGCCTCCCCTCACCCACACTCTGTACCCGCCAAATTCGCATTGTACCTGCTGTACCACTGCCCCAGCCCAACTGGGTATCACTGCCTTATAATTACCATTAACTATTATGTGCTGAGTCTGAGCCCTGCAACTTCACTAGTGCAATTAACATGGACAATGACACATCCTACCAGTTCCCTTTGGCCCTACATTGGGACCTGGGGCCTGAGAAACTGAAGGAGCTGAAGAACAAGCTTCTTGTGTATTTCCAGAGCAAGAGCAAGTCTAATGGAGGGGAGTGTGTGATCAAGGACCCCGACAGCACAAAGGGATACGTTCTCATCCACTTCAGCCAAGAAACAGGTAGGATTGAGTTGTAcagggtagtgatgtgcgggtcaggaaaaaccaaccctaacccgccctgctggcgcccgcccgcacccgcgcttccggggtccttttatagacccgcgccacctGCTCCACCAATGAAGTCACAAAAgaggcggggcgagcagacgtgagactataaaaccagaagtcggATGCCAacatttgaaggtggcgaggagcagtgcgaggtcaacCCGAACACGCCCGACCCGCAGGTATCGGGTCAGCCCGCCATCACTAGTACAGGGATATAGCTGCATCCATTTTAGCCAAGAAACAGGTAGGATTGAGGGTTACAGGGAACCGTCCTCATCCACTTCAGCCAAGAAACAGTTAGGCTTGGGGGTACAGGGATATCCCCTCATTGAAAAAAGCACACTAATGCatacatatgcacacacacactaccctcccccacacacacacacacacaatacagagACATAACCACACACATTACAGCTAGAGACATAGCAAGAGGGGAGAGGACAGGAGTTAGGCTCAGGGAGGGGTAAGGTATGATCACACTGTCCAGAGCAACAAAATAACCAGTCTCATAGACTTCAGTAAGTTTATAGCCACCTCATTATCTGGCATACATAGATAGGAGTGAGCCTAACTCTAACACTTCCATGCTTCAAATTTACAGTGAGGGATGCTGTCGTTAAAAAAGAGACCCACGAAATGCATTTATCAGGAGGCAAGAGGTTAAAGTTGGATGTCTCATTGCCCAAAGAGCCAATACCCACCAGTAATCAGAAACCTCCAGCAGTAAGTATATACTAGTGTAATGGAATACTAACTAACTAACTTTGTTATAGTGGTGTGATGGAAAAGACACGCTTTGTTATACACTAATGATGGGGCagtctattttatttatactcTAGTGGTGGGACAGACTAACTTTGTTATCCTTTTGTGATGGGACAGACTACCTCTGCTATACTCTTGTGATGGTATTGAATAACAGAACTGTACCACTGGATTGACCAGATAAAGGATTTGGATGGCTTGATGATAGAGATGTACAATTTGTGTACATCTGTGTACACAATTGATTCTTCAGATATTTATGTCAACATTGTTTCAGAGTTTATTGTTCTGTACATGAGCTGCAGATTTCCCATTAGATGCCAGCTTCCAAGAGGGAGGTTTAGATTCCATAGGGGATATGTTCTGGTCACATTTCCTTCCCTGTTCAGTTTTATGGCAAATGTTCTGAGATGTTTGGTTCTTAGCTGTACTGTAACTGCCCTAGATCTCACTGACTGTAACACTGTAACTGCCCCCTGCTTCTCCCTGCCTGTAGCACTAAACTAATGCCCCTACAGTAGTAATGTTTCTGGTTTGCCTTATGATGTTATTTCTGTTTGTAGGACAGTACAGAACCTCGTAATCACCAAGTGCCAGGTAATTATATGAACCTACCCTCTGTCATGTATATTGGCATTGGGCAGCCTTCGGGAGGGGGTGTCATTGTTTCATTGGACTCATTTGTTCCTCATACATAGCGTCTGgagtttttaaattagaaaagaaaCGGAAGGGAAACAAGTTAAAGAAGGGGAAGCACAAGGGACTCTGTCTGCTGAGTTGGCATGATAGGGGCACTAACAAGTTGTACTTTGTAATGAACAGTAATCTGCCCAATTGCATCAAAATTAAGGGTGtttcatatataatttttattgtaatCCCAGGGATATGTTGGCTGTAATACACATCCATCACAGATCCCAACGCCTGTGTTATCCCTGAGAAACAGTGTGCCCTCTTGGCGATGCCATGATCATAAATGACACCATCACATGCAGAACTTGCACTCATAAAGGCTCATGTACTTTCCTGCAATTTCTCTGCAGTCAGTTGTGTGTAAAGTGAAtatacttgcatcaaaatgtgctccaTGCACTTTCTTATAGTTGCGCTAAGTACCCccagtccttcctgcctttcaCATTTAATGTTGGAACTATTGCGTATTGATggaggggaaccctggagctatggcAACCTCTGGACCAGGTGGTAGCTACTGGGTTCCCTTGGCCCCCTGCTTCAATCGCCTCAGTTTAATTGTGTTAAATCAGATGCAAATGCAGTTGGTGCAGCGTAGTTGCATCAAGAGCATTGCACCATGAGACCTCAATGACGCATGTATTTTGGGTAAAACGCTGCATTATGGGAAGAAAACATGGCGACAACACATGGGTCCTCCTGCAACCATTTGAATTCACAGAACCACACCTGATCCTCCCTGAATCCCATGTACATCCATAGTACACTGTAACTGGTGTAGATGAGTAATTGAGGCTCTTGTCCCACACCGATTGCAAAGacgcatatatatactgtatatcgggTCCTTATTGCTGTGcccagagctgtccaactggagccTTTTATGCTGCATATTGCCCTTAGTGCATTTGTTTGATCTTCAAGGAGCCAcatgactttatttattaaaatgtgagaatttGGCCCAGTATGTGGAAACAATTGGGTCGCTCCAATCGGTCAGCTTCCATCATAAATCCACCTTGGGTACAAGTGCATTGAAATGATACCTGTTATCTGATCCGACCAATGATAGTGAAAGGTTAAAACTTTCCCTATGGGTCACTTAAATGTGTTTGAAACACGCCAGCATTTAATTAGCCATATTGCTAATTTaacataaaaattacaaaatttcaTGAAGAAACTTTTGCCCATGGCCAGGGCTATAGTTATGAGTCTTTAACTCCCAACGCATTATATTAATTAATCTAAATGCCAAACCTCTGCCAGGCCAGCACCCAAAGTAACCAGGACAATATATTTACAGATCCACAGGGATAGAGGGGGCTTTGGGGCAATGGGTGAGAGGGGGATGTTGGTTATATTTATTCCACACAAACTCTGCTGCCACTTACCCTCCAGAAGAAGTGACACCTCATACCTCCTTCTTTGTGGGACCCCCTTCTCTGAATGTGACTGCTGAAGCTGCATCAACTGAAGAACCACCTTCTATGAATGTAGGCCCTGAGACCTCACCCTCCGTGGCTCTGATTGAAAGCATCGCAGACTCCTGCACACCGGAGATACTGATTCTCCTGGTGGAGAATATCAGTAATAAATGTGCCGGCACCGACTTTACCTTGGAGATGATCCCTGAGATTAAATCTGCTGCAGTCACTTTCAGCTGTAACATTGGTGAGTGGTGATAATCTGATGTAGGTATTGTTGGCCAGTAGGGATGGTCTGATGCAGGTATCAGTAGGGAAAAGGTACAGTCATTGAAAATCCCAACATGGCAAGCTTTTCCTCATAACTGAGCCCTTCTATTCTCCTTATTGGCTTAAACAACCGTATCTGTGCCTTCTCTATTTCATTAATgccccatttatatatatatatttatatatatatatatatatatatatatatatatatatagtgatcatatccccttaccTGCCTCTTCTCcatgtaaccaatcccaacttgacCAGCCTTAACTCATAAATGAACCCGATCATTAGCTTAgtaatttttctctgtactttctctatttcattactgccctttatatatttatatgtaatgatCACATACCCTCTTAAcgtcctcttctccagtgtaatgAATCCAAACGTAACCAGCCTTTCCTCATTAATGAGCCCTTTCATTCGCTTATCAGCTTAGTCActtttctctgtactttctctatttcattactgccccttataaatagtaataatattcccccttaagtgcctcttatCCAGTCTAAACAATCCCAACTAgcccatttttttctgttaactGAGCCCTTCTATTacctttctgtatttttttatattccatgtaTTGAAATTGCCCAAGAAAACAAATCTCGAACCAAAATATTGCTACCTTAAAGCTGTAATGATTGTTCTCAGTTTTTTTCTACGACCAGATGAGCAATTCTCAGTCCATTTCTGTGTTTCACTAACAATACCTCATATTGAAAGAAAGGACACAATATAATGTCCTGAGTTGTTGAAAATTTTATTCTTAGAACCCTTAATTTGATATTTGGGGGGGTAATGTGAATAAAGAAGAGATACTGCTCACACTCACATCTCTCGCACTGAACCAATTTACTGTGTTTAATTTCCCAGATATCCCAAATTTCATCATAGCCTTCCTTGACACCCGTCGCGTGAAGCAGATGAAATTGAGGGCAAAGCCACTGGAAGAGACCAAATGTATCAGGGTTGAGAATTTGCCCCCCAACACGTCTGATGATTACCTGATGATGTACTTTGAGTGCCCACGGTATGGAGGGGGGGCTGTAGAGGAGGTGGAGCTATTGTCAGAAGAGGATGCTGCCATAATAACATTTTCTGATAAGCAAGGTAAATACATGGAAGGAGCATATTCCACACTTCTGGGATAGTGTCTACTCTAAAAGTAGAAAAGCTTTTTTTCCTGCCAGattgaatttattaaaggttttaatTACCCCATTTTATAGCCACAAACACATTTCTGAATTCCTAAATGATcagttttttgaaaatgtatgaaaatgttttcaaagaTTCCCCATTGCAGTATCATTGCTGTAAAGTCTATCTACAATCTGCCCATCCTCCCTCGTGAATCCTATCTTAACAACCTGTCCAGGATCTTTTTAGTCTGTTTAGGATTAGTTTTGTGCTATTCaataataagtgaaaaaaaagttccCAAGAGACATTTCTACTGGTTTGGGTTGGTGTGATGAAAATTCTTTAGACAATTtccaacatttctattttttgaggaaaataCATTGGTacattttcacagagaatttacaCATAGAGTAAATGCTCTAAAATTCTCCTGCATCAGTGTACATacagtttttattaaatatgagatgtgttgGGACTTTTGATgcgttagtaaataagccctacaATTTGTATTCATCTTTGGCTGGGGTGAAGATTTCTTTAATTTGGCAGATAATGCCTCTCCATATACCTTGGATTAGGACAGAGACACTGtgatccaggcctggactggcaatctgtgggttctggcaaatgccagaggggctgctataaggtcccatagaaaatcagtatttagtgggctgattgggcctctgtgtacctgaaatgccagggcctatattaattctcagtccggacctgctgtgATCCCATTGTGCTTTACCAATGGGTCTAAATCCAAGTCCATGTTACCATTATAAGATTTGAGGGCAAGTGCTGCAGACCTTTAGTTTTAAATAGCGTTTCCAGAATTTCTCTGAAAGTTGGGATGGGAATTTCGAGAGGAAGGTATGTTGgatgtatttgaataaaataatttgggAGGTTATAGACCAGTTTTAGCTTAAATGTCTTATGCTTGTTATCAAGCAGAATATGGTGAAGTTTTGTTATGCCCTTGTCTTCCCAGATGTTTGAgggcagtgtaggactggcccacagggataccaggtgtcagtgggccctcttgcttcaaagcatttggcatatttcatggccattacttatttctatgagaacaaagaggctaaatagatggaataatatattatagtatgtaaagaaaagagactagcagaatagaggttgcgtgaggagaggaattataatagtactgagagtgggcccctggtctaaggtctttttgtgggcccctggtctaaggtttttgggtgggcccctggtgtctcagtccgacatGTTTGAGGGCCAATAAATGGCAGTTTGTGTCATTTTTTGTTTCCAAGCTTAAAAGCCATGTTGCCCAAGTGAGGTGACAGCATGAGTCTAACTTTGTAAGATGAGTTGCCAGTTAATAATTCATGCAAATGGTGAACAACGGGTCatgttatgatggctgattcagcTAATGCCttaaagaatggcttggatgatttttgggacagacataatatcaaaggctattgtgatactaaactctatagtttgtataggtatgggtatatagaatttaattaaaagtagagaggggtgtttgtatggatgctgggtttttatttggaggggttgaacttaactttgtcttttttcaacccaatttaactatgtaacccttTGGTTCATGTATCCCTTTGGTTCATGTATCTTGTAGAGTTTGCCAGTCTGGGGCCTATGTTTGGCCCACAATAGGGGTGGCTACAAGTTTTCTATGTCAGTATAGGAactggacttaaagggatactgtcatgggaaaaacattttttttttcaaaatgaatcagttaatactgctgctccagcaaaattctgcattgaaatccatttctcaaaagagcaaatagatttttttatattctattttgaaatctgacatggggctagacatattgtcaatttcccagctgccccaagtcatgtgacttgtgctctgataaactttaatcactctttactgctgtactgcaagttggagtgatatcaccccctctcttttcccccccagcagtcaaacaaaagaacagtgggaatgtaaccagatagcagctccctaacacaagataacagctgcctggcagatctaagaacaacactcaatagttaaaacaaatgtctcactaagacacattcagttacattgagaaggaaaaacagcagcctgccagaaagcatttctctcctaaagttcacgcacaagtcacatgaacaggggcagctgagatattgacaaaatgtctagccccatgtcagatttcaaaattgaatataaaaaaatatgtttgctcttttgagaaatggatttcagtgcagaattctgctggattagcactattaactgatgtgttttgaaaaaaagatgttttccgatgacaggatccctttaaatatcttccTTGATTGCATTGCCAGACTTTTTTGGACAGATTTGCATCTGgttagtaacccataacaaccaatcagtaatcagaattttcagccaactgcaggAAAATAATGAGCACCAAAAATTGTTTGATTGCCACAGGTTAGTGCACAAGGGCACTAGAGAGAGCTTCTTTGTttactatatatttacattttttaggtaaaaaaaatattttttctctttaatttaatttgaattattttctttcttctgggGTTAAAAcactattaaaattaaaaaaaaaaactattgtcctCATTGAGCCAAATCCCGAATTCTCTGGTGTTTTACCAACACACaccaagatatatatatttttttatacaaaatgcaattagacttttttttccactgtctTTAAACTATCTACTGGATTGTAGGAATTATTGTCTACATTTCTGTTTTTATGACCCTTTCTAGTTATCAGAAAAGTGTTGGAGAAACAGCATGTGTTTGGGAAGAAATCGATATCAGTATATCCATACTATGAGTCCTTGGGTGTAGCACTATATGGGGAAAAGGGACCTTGTGTAACATTACCCAAACCCCTGGAGTTTCCAGTCAGTCCATATGTACTGGAATTCATACTGGGAAATCCACAGATAAAAGACAACATGCATAAAAAAATGACAGATAAGAATTGTGAGCTCACATGGCCAGAGCCAAACTGCTCCAATCCCAACATTAAACTCTCCATTCCGAGATCCATATCATCTAATCTTAGGACTGTGGCAAAGATTGTACATACATGGAGAGATCACGTCTCTACAGAATTCTCTAATGTTATTTCCAAGTTCAAAGCTGCAGAATACAATGTGAGTCCATCAGTTTGGGAAGCCATTATAGGAGAAGTCAGCAGCCCCACATATGAGGGAGTTTTGGTCAAACCAGACGTAGCCAAACAGAAAGTCTTCCTTGCAGGACTCTCCAAGGATATTACTAAGATAGAACAAACTTTCAGGGACCTGGTAGAAAATACAACTAGACGGATTGATAGACAAAACAGCAGTATGGAAATGTCTGAGCCTCTGGCTCCTGCTCTCTATgaaataatgtgtaaaaatggccaTTTAAAGAACATCCAGTCACAGGCTCCAGAACTCAGAATGGAGTATGATGTGCCAAACAGGAACCTTAAACTATATGGAGTCAAAGAAGAAGCTCTCTTTGCCCGATGTGAACTACTTAAGATAATACAACAACTGAAATTTAAATCCATCCCACTGGATTCCCATATTATCCATTTCTTGGGGCTTACGGACAATGATGAGTTGTCCTGTCTTCTCCTCACACGGCACAATATTAATGCAAAGTTCCAGACTGAGGATAAATCAGTCACACTGACTGGACTCTCCATGAACGATCTGTCAGAGGCAGAAGAACAGATGAGACGTGAATTAGTTTGTAAGCAACTTACTGTCGAAGACAAGATGATTATCAAGGGACATGAGTGGAAGAGTCTCAAAACACATTTGTGTAAATTATTTAACTCAGAAAGATGCACGGTTTTGATTGAGGAGTTTCCCAGAGGAGCAGAGAATCAGGTGGTTATTGCTGGTCTGGCACCCAGTGTAGGAACTGCTTCCGAACAGATCCATGACTTTCTGGAGAGAAACACTCCCATACTGAAGGACATACCAGTAAAATCTGTGGCCGTTATACAGTTtattaaagaagaaaagaaagatacttgcaaggaaataaaaaagaaaaatgtaagtgttactttgaaaaggaaatctattaCTCTGAGTGGGTGCAGACTTTATGTTGAAGAAGCTTCTAACCTTATGGAAGGGGTTCTTTCTTCACTACACAATGATGTTCTCACTGTAAATAAGCCTGGAGCCAAAAAGTTCTTTATAGACAAGGAAGAAATGTTAGTTAGTACAGCAAAGCATAAATACAAGTGTTTAATATATCTGCAGAAGGAAGGAGAAGAAGATTCTATGGAAATTGATATAAATGTAGATGAAGAGCCACAGTACCAGATACGCTTGCCATATGGAATTACCATTGCAGTCTACAAGGATGATCTGACCCGTCACCGGGTTGACGTTGTAGTTAATGCAGCCAATGAGGATCTGAAGCACATTGGGGGGTTGGCATTGGCCTTACTGAGAGCTGCAGGGCCTAAACTACAAACTGATTGTGATCATATAGTTAAAACCAGTGGGAGATTATTTGCAGGTGATGCAAAAATAACAGATGGTGGCAGTCTGCCATGCAAGCAGGTAATACATGCTGTTGGGCCCAGATGGGATCCAAGCTCACAAGTAAAATGTGAACGTCATCTTCGCAAAGCAATAACCAATAGCTTAGAACTGGCTACAGAAAATGGACATAGTTCTATTGGTATCCCAGCGGTCAGTGCAGGAATATTTGGGTTCCCTCTGGAGCGCTGCATTAAGAACATTACTGAATCCATCAGTCAGTTTTTGGAAGATTATCAAGGGACTTCTTCCATTAAAAGGATTCACATTGTGGACACAGATgataaaataatttcaacattcaTTAAAGCGCTGAAAGTTGAATTTGGAGATACAAATGAACAAGAGTCCCCTAAACGTAAAGTTGAGGAGGAGAGAAGGAGGCCAAACGCCAAACCAGAGGGAACAAGAGAGCCGGCCCTCCAGATGATAAATGTCAATGGGATAACCATTAAATTAATCAAGGGAAACCTGCAAGATGCTACAGTAAGTCTTTTGAACaatatttgaataatatatagtggataatgtaccccctactgtaatttataaagatattatgttaccgaggagttacgtgaccatataaaagcacgaggccgcaggccccCTCttaagtggggggtacattatccattataatctacagtttctgggttcagttttactttttttgaagtgtctctacaagttgatttttatctttaactgcagctcttttaggtacctgtattttattcttgctttctaaatggcacacgtctgcagctgcctccctggtgtcgctcttttcctcacaggattcctctacattttcactccccctcccttccactaTCAAGTATCGCTCCCCCTCTGCGTGACATAATTTTCTTTTACTGCATCAGAGACCAGTTATGCAGGGAAGGAGAGGGAGCGAGTGGACGGGAGGCAGAGCTAGACTTTGGTAGTGTAGGGGAGGCGGAGTGAGACTTCAGACACTGGACGGGAGGGGGAGCGAAAATGGAGAGGAATCCTGTGAGAAAAGCAacaccagggaggcagctgcaaGAGAAGACCTTCATCGCATAAAACCAGTAAATCACGTTGTGGGAAGTGATGAAATGTGGAGCCCGAAAGCTATAGCGGTGGGAAGCAAGTGTAGAGGAGAAGGCAGCAGCTGctagtgctgtctctttaagcttaTAATCAGCGTGTTCTGACGAAAGAACGCgtcgtttataagtatataattacCAGTCTGGcaccatagggaaatgaccagactgtagattatattacaataaacattattatgtatctcatatactgtaacatttgtatgTCTGCTTCACCGATTGCAGTTTTTTTGCCAATGGCACATGTGTAGCAGTGGTTCTTATAGACATAGAAACCAGCCGGATTACATCTGGGTTATCAGGACAGTAGTGGGTGGTCATACCATGTACAATTTGTagaaacaaatataatatatgctTGGGAGCTGCTTATTAAATATTTGGATACTTCAAATCCATGTAGGCATCATGTTTGATTTGTCTGTTTTTTGGTAAATTGATTGGTCActtttattgtgtatatacaGACAGATATTATTGTGAATAGTGTTGGGAAGGACCTTGATCTTGATAACGGTGGTGC from the Xenopus laevis strain J_2021 chromosome 9_10L, Xenopus_laevis_v10.1, whole genome shotgun sequence genome contains:
- the LOC108701243 gene encoding protein mono-ADP-ribosyltransferase PARP14 isoform X2 produces the protein MDNDTSYQFPLALHWDLGPEKLKELKNKLLVYFQSKSKSNGGECVIKDPDSTKGYVLIHFSQETVRDAVVKKETHEMHLSGGKRLKLDVSLPKEPIPTSNQKPPADSTEPRNHQVPEVTPHTSFFVGPPSLNVTAEAASTEEPPSMNVGPETSPSVALIESIADSCTPEILILLVENISNKCAGTDFTLEMIPEIKSAAVTFSCNIDIPNFIIAFLDTRRVKQMKLRAKPLEETKCIRVENLPPNTSDDYLMMYFECPRYGGGAVEEVELLSEEDAAIITFSDKQVIRKVLEKQHVFGKKSISVYPYYESLGVALYGEKGPCVTLPKPLEFPVSPYVLEFILGNPQIKDNMHKKMTDKNCELTWPEPNCSNPNIKLSIPRSISSNLRTVAKIVHTWRDHVSTEFSNVISKFKAAEYNVSPSVWEAIIGEVSSPTYEGVLVKPDVAKQKVFLAGLSKDITKIEQTFRDLVENTTRRIDRQNSSMEMSEPLAPALYEIMCKNGHLKNIQSQAPELRMEYDVPNRNLKLYGVKEEALFARCELLKIIQQLKFKSIPLDSHIIHFLGLTDNDELSCLLLTRHNINAKFQTEDKSVTLTGLSMNDLSEAEEQMRRELVCKQLTVEDKMIIKGHEWKSLKTHLCKLFNSERCTVLIEEFPRGAENQVVIAGLAPSVGTASEQIHDFLERNTPILKDIPVKSVAVIQFIKEEKKDTCKEIKKKNVSVTLKRKSITLSGCRLYVEEASNLMEGVLSSLHNDVLTVNKPGAKKFFIDKEEMLVSTAKHKYKCLIYLQKEGEEDSMEIDINVDEEPQYQIRLPYGITIAVYKDDLTRHRVDVVVNAANEDLKHIGGLALALLRAAGPKLQTDCDHIVKTSGRLFAGDAKITDGGSLPCKQVIHAVGPRWDPSSQVKCERHLRKAITNSLELATENGHSSIGIPAVSAGIFGFPLERCIKNITESISQFLEDYQGTSSIKRIHIVDTDDKIISTFIKALKVEFGDTNEQESPKRKVEEERRRPNAKPEGTREPALQMINVNGITIKLIKGNLQDATTDIIVNSVGKDLDLDNGGASKALLRKAGKKLQYVLNEECKGKQVQEGSVFATNGCDLSCQMVLHVITPYWNHGSSSGAKTLREIIHTCLSSTEKKQMTSITFPAIGTGALSFPKNLVAAIMFEEVEKFTGSKNIQHLQEVNFVLHPSDMDTITAFFGELKKRIGTNAPQVNPGPKPIASKSSGAEVFGSVTTPNLGIHEMKIGSVTYQVKTGDITKETTDVIVNSSNGNFTLRTGVSKAILEAAGQSVADECAKLGSMPHRGFIITDKGNLLCKKILHVCGRNSQSEIKSCVLDALQECERLQVTSVAFPAIGSGGGSVRPMDVADAMQEAVIEFITSKSSQCLQMVKVVIFQEKMLQDFYRCMKNKEGTIVSKQTSLLGKISSFFGSLFSFGETEEPSVIMLKENIEPANFYLCGEARDQVKAAKLWLEKLIQQEQSENIITNDWILEFDEREQQKLCELQKRSQVSISFEYQRSTIIVSGLTRDVFYVSKEIEDMIKTICAKKTREREADLCSNLVEWRYHNGFSYVPFDKMSNLDLETAKSEGRQSLTIKVKGVHYTVNMELKSASDPSGKTVKIERAPKSGESMELPPGWENMTSEQVKVVPLNPGAPEYNDVQSQFQKSCPMKIIKIERIQNKHLWLNYQIKKQSIDAKNQSTSNEMQLFHGSDPNTIKNVNQNGFNRSYAGRNAAYYGNGTYFAVNANYSAQDTYSRPDPNGHKHMYLARVLTGISCVGQQGMVAPPAKNPSNPTDLYDSVTDRTSSPVMFVIFNDIQAYPEYLITFSR
- the LOC108701243 gene encoding protein mono-ADP-ribosyltransferase PARP14 isoform X3; its protein translation is MDNDTSYQFPLALHWDLGPEKLKELKNKLLVYFQSKSKSNGGECVIKDPDSTKGYVLIHFSQETVRDAVVKKETHEMHLSGGKRLKLDVSLPKEPIPTSNQKPPADSTEPRNHQVPAASTEEPPSMNVGPETSPSVALIESIADSCTPEILILLVENISNKCAGTDFTLEMIPEIKSAAVTFSCNIDIPNFIIAFLDTRRVKQMKLRAKPLEETKCIRVENLPPNTSDDYLMMYFECPRYGGGAVEEVELLSEEDAAIITFSDKQVIRKVLEKQHVFGKKSISVYPYYESLGVALYGEKGPCVTLPKPLEFPVSPYVLEFILGNPQIKDNMHKKMTDKNCELTWPEPNCSNPNIKLSIPRSISSNLRTVAKIVHTWRDHVSTEFSNVISKFKAAEYNVSPSVWEAIIGEVSSPTYEGVLVKPDVAKQKVFLAGLSKDITKIEQTFRDLVENTTRRIDRQNSSMEMSEPLAPALYEIMCKNGHLKNIQSQAPELRMEYDVPNRNLKLYGVKEEALFARCELLKIIQQLKFKSIPLDSHIIHFLGLTDNDELSCLLLTRHNINAKFQTEDKSVTLTGLSMNDLSEAEEQMRRELVCKQLTVEDKMIIKGHEWKSLKTHLCKLFNSERCTVLIEEFPRGAENQVVIAGLAPSVGTASEQIHDFLERNTPILKDIPVKSVAVIQFIKEEKKDTCKEIKKKNVSVTLKRKSITLSGCRLYVEEASNLMEGVLSSLHNDVLTVNKPGAKKFFIDKEEMLVSTAKHKYKCLIYLQKEGEEDSMEIDINVDEEPQYQIRLPYGITIAVYKDDLTRHRVDVVVNAANEDLKHIGGLALALLRAAGPKLQTDCDHIVKTSGRLFAGDAKITDGGSLPCKQVIHAVGPRWDPSSQVKCERHLRKAITNSLELATENGHSSIGIPAVSAGIFGFPLERCIKNITESISQFLEDYQGTSSIKRIHIVDTDDKIISTFIKALKVEFGDTNEQESPKRKVEEERRRPNAKPEGTREPALQMINVNGITIKLIKGNLQDATTDIIVNSVGKDLDLDNGGASKALLRKAGKKLQYVLNEECKGKQVQEGSVFATNGCDLSCQMVLHVITPYWNHGSSSGAKTLREIIHTCLSSTEKKQMTSITFPAIGTGALSFPKNLVAAIMFEEVEKFTGSKNIQHLQEVNFVLHPSDMDTITAFFGELKKRIGTNAPQVNPGPKPIASKSSGAEVFGSVTTPNLGIHEMKIGSVTYQVKTGDITKETTDVIVNSSNGNFTLRTGVSKAILEAAGQSVADECAKLGSMPHRGFIITDKGNLLCKKILHVCGRNSQSEIKSCVLDALQECERLQVTSVAFPAIGSGGGSVRPMDVADAMQEAVIEFITSKSSQCLQMVKVVIFQEKMLQDFYRCMKNKEGTIVSKQTSLLGKISSFFGSLFSFGETEEPSVIMLKENIEPANFYLCGEARDQVKAAKLWLEKLIQQEQSENIITNDWILEFDEREQQKLCELQKRSQVSISFEYQRSTIIVSGLTRDVFYVSKEIEDMIKTICAKKTREREADLCSNLVEWRYHNGFSYVPFDKMSNLDLETAKSEGRQSLTIKVKGVHYTVNMELKSASDPSGKTVKIERAPKSGESMELPPGWENMTSEQVKVVPLNPGAPEYNDVQSQFQKSCPMKIIKIERIQNKHLWLNYQIKKQSIDAKNQSTSNEMQLFHGSDPNTIKNVNQNGFNRSYAGRNAAYYGNGTYFAVNANYSAQDTYSRPDPNGHKHMYLARVLTGISCVGQQGMVAPPAKNPSNPTDLYDSVTDRTSSPVMFVIFNDIQAYPEYLITFSR